In Chiloscyllium plagiosum isolate BGI_BamShark_2017 chromosome 26, ASM401019v2, whole genome shotgun sequence, the sequence TTTCTCTGTAGATTTATTGAAATTGCTGTTCCCTCAACATCTACAAGCAGGACTGGCACATTAAAGACAGTTATCATGCTAATGTAGTTACTTCTTTAATTTGAATTTTGAACTTTACTGCCTGAACATTGAACATCAATTATTCTGGATCTTTCATGCTGCACAATGTTTTGGAAATAACAAATTGTGGAAATTTTATTGACTTTCCCTACATGGTCGCCTATGCCTGATCCTCTGATTAACAGGAGGAATAGACAACAATTGCTGTCTTTGCCAGTGATTTCGAAATCCTGGGAAATAATAAAGAACTAAAAGTAGGTCATCAGGCCAATTTTTAATAATTTGGAGGGTCAAATTGGTAGCTTAAACCTTTCTGTCTTGACTGGAGCACAAATTTGTTCACAACTTGATTATAATAGTTCAATGCTTATTAATTCATTAAGAGTAAATGCAATATTCAATGTTATTGAGTGAAATTTCAAATGAGTaagtgcatagatttaaggtgaggatTAGTGCATTTAAAAGGCCAATGTTAGTAACTGaacattatatatttttaaaaaatatattctgTAAAAGCCAATAAAAACCTTAGACTAAATCATGTAGATTCTACGCAATCAATTACACTATAGACAAAGAATTATCAGGACCTTGGAGACAGCGTACAGATTTTCCATAAAGAGTGCAGTTATTCtcttatttttacactacagcaCTATGGATGCAAAACTGACAGTATAACATGCGAGTCATATCCCAATCTGAATCCAGAGAGGAGACATATAATAGTGCATGAAAAGCTATTGAACTGCTTAGGTATGAAACTGCATGTGTCAATTGCGTTAAATGCTTTAAGAATTGCTCTGGGCATTTTGTAACATCAAAAAATTGAATATTGCATTGTATTCTTGCAATATCAACTGTAAGAGAAGTTCTGTGTATATATGTAAATAAATATGTAGAAAATTCTTTAATTACACAAAGAATGAAGTCTCCACCAAGGTAGTCCAATACAGGTACTGTAAGACTGAAATACATTCTGAGCTAAGACCAATATAAACATATTCTGAACTAAGACTAAGCAATACTGTACTATTGTAAGTTAACTCATCCACTATGCATCCCTCTCTCTTATCTAAAAACGCTGAAAGGACCTCAAATCTTTTAGGCAATTGCAAAGGCTGAGGCCTCAGCACTTAAGCTCTTTGGGTCCCCTTACTTTCCTCGCTTGTTGTCATATCTTCCTTTCCCGGACCAGTGGCCAGATCAGAAGTTCCAACTCTGAGGGGTGCGATTGCCTCCCAGAACAAAATGGCCTGTTATCATTCCCTCTGCTCGATCTGNNNNNNNNNNNNNNNNNNNNNNNNNNNNNNNNNNNNNNNNNNNNNNNNNNNNNNNNNNNNNNNNNNNNNNNNNNNNNNNNNNNNNNNNNNNNNNNNNNNNNNNNNNNNNNNNNNNNNNNNNNNNNNNNNNNNNNNNNNNNNNNNNNNNNNNNNNNNNNNNNNNNNNNNNNNNNNNNNNNNNNNNNNNNNNNNNNNNNNNNNNNNNNNNNNNNNNNNNNNNNNNNNNNNNNNNNNNNNNNNNNNNNNNNNNNNNNNNNNNNNNNNNNNNNNNNNNNNNNNNNNNNNNNNNNNNNNNNNNNNNNNNNNNNNNNNNNNNNNNNNNNNNNNNNNNNNNNNNNNNNNNNNNNNNNNNNNNNNNNNNNNNNNNNNNNNNNNNNNNNNNNNNNNNNNNNNNNNNNNNNNNNNNNNNNNNNNNNNNNNNNNNNNNNNNNNNNNNNNNNNNNNNNNNNNNNNNNNNNNNNNNNNNNNNNNNNNNNNNNNNNNNNNNNNNNNNNNNNNNNACTTTTTGTCTAAGTTGTAgatttcaaattctatcatcacTTTGAATTTATGACAATCAATAGTTATTTTTACAAACAACATTTTGACTGGAAAGCAAAAGAAGCTATAATCTACGTTGTAACTTCTGTAAGCAACTTCTTTGTATTCAGAATTTCCTTCTTGTATTATTTTGAGACTACAGGAGCTGGTTACTTTAAACTCTTTCCTGGGAGCTTCCATATAGTTCAATTTAAATCTATTCAACAATTCCCCATTCTGTTGTGTTCAGTTCATTAAACAGCCTCTTCTCTTACATGTTTGTGTTTATAAGTCACAATTTGCAAACAGGAGAAGCTACATGCATTACTTCCTCAAATGTTATTTTAACTCAGATCTTTGAATATTCCTAGATGTATTGTATTGGgcagttttgaaataaaatgtcacattgcactcatctaggcatcttcaacttttagaatgcCTGAATTCCATTACCTAGCAAGCTAAAGACAGCAAATGCCTggaaccacctgcaagttcccagtCAGACCACAAATCTATCTGACTTGGAACTGTGTTGTCATTTGTTCACTGTTCTTGATTAAAATTCTGAAATACCcttcctaattgcattgtaagaaTGTACATCCACCAGATGTactgaagtggttcaagaaagcaactcacacTATCTTTTCAACGGCAACAAAGAATGGATAACAAATTATGACTTTGTCAATgaagctcacatcccatgaaaacacACTTAAAAACAATGCACTGCAGTATTACTGCAGTCATTGAATGATCTACTTCTTTGCCTAATTCATATGCTTGTAGTGTCAGAAAGTCTCTTTTAAGGAGTTTCATGTCAGTTGGCTGAATATTCAATTTTGATATTGGACTTATGCTGCTACAAAACCACAATTAGAAGTGATAGAATTGTTACAGTCTAGGAGGCGTAATGAGAATTCTTAATTATCTTAAAGTAAAATTTCTGCATTATATTCTGCATCCAGAGAAGATCAGAAAGACACAGCAGCATGCTTTGCTGATGCAAGATCAGCccgatttttaaaaagaaatgtgaatAAATTATTGTTAAATGTGTTTCAGAACATGAAATTGactttgatattttttaaaagttaaaccaTTTTTCACTAATCTTTTTACCAATAATgtttacaaaatattttgtgGTTTAATTTTTACATGGAAAATTGATTTAAACCTATGCTAAAAGTAATTCATAAACTGGTCTAAAGTAGAAGTCAACCCTGAGAATTGGTGAGTGATTTTATTACTATTATCAAAAAAGTACAATCTATAAAAATAATACTGCACAAATCTGGACAGCTGGATAAACTATCAAACAACATACATTAACTGTCATCACTATGTTAATATTTATTGCATTTTATGGATATGTGCTCTTCAAAGGAATTGTAGAGAATAGGAAACGTATCTGTTtctatgaaaacaaaatattttgatgggaATCTTTTTGTTTCAGAAGATGATGTTTTATATTGCTATGGTACGAGGAAGATTCATTCAATAAATTAGTTACCTCTTAACTATATAAAGGATCTGCAAGCAAGCATTTATCTTAGAAAGAGAACTGCAAAATACAGAACTCAACAAAGAAGATTCACAACAGTACAACTGCACTGAGGTAcagcatagttttttttaataaggaTTTTGTGTATTGATGAATGCATTTTTGTGGTTACTGTCAACTTATTGACACACGTGTGTCTCTTTTATTCACTACTTTTAAACAGTGCACCTATACATCAATGACCTACTCTGAAAGTGTTGCTTTTTGCTATTATCATTTATATTGTCATGAAGCTAGCTCTGCATATGGTGACAGACTTAAGCAGACATTCACTTCTAAGTGAATTTTAAGTGTCTTGAAAGTAGGATTGGGAATGTGTAATTTTTCTTTGGAGATCCAAGATCAGCCATTCTTTTATAAAAATAGAAACATTGATTGGTCATTCATATACTGGAAGGTGAAGAAAGGACTGTAAATACAGAGAAAAGTAAATCTTGAAACCTAAGTGCACAAGTTAATGTTTAAGGGCAGAATTGGGAACCAAATTCACTGGAAGAATGAAGTTTGATGTCTTTTTCCCAAGTCAGAAGCAATTAATTCCTTTATTTGAAAGAAAGATATGTTGATATTTGAGCTGAAAACTGACGTTAACAAAGGATATTGAATTTTTAATGAATGTTTATCGAAATCTTTAGTACAAATGAATTGTATTCCTTaacagtgattttttttgacaaatccTGGATCGCTTGCTTGGAGTTTAACATTTTTAACTATtcacttcaaaattatttaaaatttagataAAAGCAAAATTGATTTACAATGTGGTATCATTTGTAGTTTTAAATAAGTATCATATCTCCAGCCAAATATAGTTGATATACTGTTCGTAAGTCTGTATGAATAAATGAATCGATATGTGATTAATTAATTACTGTTGTGttgtatttttcatttattattctttaaaaaaaatgtttctgcttTCAGGTCAAAGATGATTTCTAGGAGAGTAATGATAAATCTGATGGTGGTTTGCATTGTTGCAATGCTGGCAGAACAGACTGAGGGGTTCCTGACTTTTTTGAGCCCAAGAGATTACCAAAAAAAGATTGTACGTAAAACACTTATTACACAGTTTTAATACTTGTTTGTTTGCGTTTTAAGCAGATTATGCCATTTTTACTTGCAAGTTTGTAATATGTAATTTGTGAAGAAAGAAGGATTGCATTATAATACAGATAAAATGTCCACATGTGGTGCAGTCTTGCCCCAGGAAACTCAAATCTGATTTTGTTAGGATTAATTATCTGCTTGTGAAATGTCATTTGacattatatttttgtttcaaaggAAAATTACAGAGTGGGAAAAGGTGTGCCAATGAACCTCCAAAAGAGATCTGAAGAAAATAATTTACCAGAAGTGTCCAGTATGGAAGAAATGAAAGTaataaaggtagataaatggaaaataaagttggATAGTTTTTTTTGTACAAACTAGTTCTTCAATCTGATGTTTGTACTGATAAGAACCTATAGAAAGCAAACGTGAAAATTTCAGCTTGCTTTAGGCCATATGATATCATGGCAAAATGGTGCAGCAAACATTCAGCcgatcaaatctgctccaccatttgatcgtggctgatgtttctcaacctc encodes:
- the mlnl gene encoding motilin-like, which codes for MISRRVMINLMVVCIVAMLAEQTEGFLTFLSPRDYQKKIENYRVGKGVPMNLQKRSEENNLPEVSSMEEMKVIKLCVPFEIGIKLSSKQFQKYGEHLGELLQNILSENKNGQ